A genomic window from Silene latifolia isolate original U9 population chromosome 11, ASM4854445v1, whole genome shotgun sequence includes:
- the LOC141612921 gene encoding uncharacterized protein LOC141612921, whose amino-acid sequence MFENAMVRHLPALASDHCPLLISPNGFAPLAAVNRPFRFQACWLTHEKFKEFIDKNWSQQGAFTERLDRLSSKLQDWNQQVFGNIFRQKRELKARIEGCQRELALKRINYLIKLEAKLRRELDEVLSREELLWYQKSRMNFIRDGDRNTSYFHVSTLIRRWRNRITSLKKENGEWATEPSEVKEIRRTLQSTLQGRARGICK is encoded by the coding sequence ATGTTTGAAAATGCTATGGTCCGTCACTTGCCTGCATTAGCCTCCGACCATTGTCCGCTGCTAATTTCTCCTAATGGGTTCGCACCTCTAGCTGCCGTGAATCGTCCATTTAGGTTCCAAGCATGTTGGTTAACGCacgagaaatttaaagaatttatTGATAAAAATTGGTCACAACAGGGTGCGTTTACTGAAAGATTGGACCGTCTATCCTCGAAATTGCAAGACTGGAATCAACAAGTTTTCGGTAACATTTTCCGTCAAAAAAGGGAACTGAAAGCTCGTATTGAAGGTTGTCAAAGAGAACTGGCATTGAAAAGAATTAATTATCTCATTAAACTGGAAGCGAAATTAAGACGCGAGCTCGACGAAGTTCTTTCCCGAGAAGAACTGCTATGGTACCAGAAGTCGAGGATGAATTTTATACGGGATGGGGATCGAAATACGTCTTACTTTCATGTCAGTACTCTTATTCGGCGATGGCGCAATCGAATTACATCACTGAAAAAAGAAAATGGAGAGTGGGCAACTGAGCCGTCTGAAGTTAAAGAAATTAGAAGGACATTACAAAGCACTTTACAGGGAAGAGCAAGAGGAATATGTAAATGA